A stretch of DNA from Granulicella pectinivorans:
CGACCTTCGTGTGGGTTTCCTGACTCAACTCTCGACGGAGTATTACCGGAGCCCTAGTCCGATTGGCATTTCTGCCAGCCCAGAGAGGGCATCACGCGGCAGCCTGTATATCAGTGGGAGAATCAGGTGCGCGTTCAGAGCGCCTGCAATAAAATGCTGGCGGTGGATAAGGGGGTGAAATCTGGGCCCCAAACCGAACGACCATTCTCCGTAATGATGGAGCTCTGATGGACGTAGCCGCTACACCGATCGGAGTGATCAAGTTTGGCGGATCGGTGGGCGATGCGGTCAGGCGAAAGATCTTCTTGCCCATGGCAAGTTCTTCTGATGACTCGAAAAGTCAATGACTGAAAGCAGGCTCGGTTGCACAATCACCTTGAGTTCGGAATGAGGAGTCTATGAACGGCGCGGCACAACTGACGTACCTAGCTCTCGGCCTGGCGGTCTTCGGCCAACAGCTATGCCTTCCGCTCCCATCCATGCTCCTCTTGATGACAGTCGGCGCGTTGGCTGCTCGTGGCGAGGGGCATCTCACCATTCCACTCGTGCTGTTGACGAGTGTATTCGCCTGCGTTGCCGCGGACAGCGTCTGGTTCTGGCTAGGGAGACGCTGGGGCAGCAATGTCATCCGAATGATCTGCAGCTTGACTTCCAATCCGCAGGGCAGCCGTGAACGCTCACGGCATATGTTTGATCGGTGGGGATTACGATTGCTGCTGGTGGCAAAATTCATTCCTTTGTTGGATGGGGTATCACCTCCGCTGGCTGGTGCCCAGGGCGCGACGGTTCAAGGTTTTCTAGCCTATGACTCCGTTGGCTCGCTCCTCTGGAGCGCGGTTTACCTCCTGGCGGGCTTTCTTTTTTCCACTCAACTTGACCGGGTCATCCGTCTACTCGACCGCTTCGGTTCGGGGTTACTTTTGCTGATAGGTATCCCTATGCTGCTGTGGGCCGCCTGGAGACTCTTGAGAATTGTCAAAATGATCCGTCACTTGCGGCTTCACCGGATTAGCCCGGCGATGCTGCAGCGGATGATCGACGATGGCGACAGAATTGGGGTGGTTGATCTGCTGCGATACGAAGCTATGGACCAGGAGCTTGCAGGCATTCCGGGTTCGGTTCGGGCGGACCCAGAACAGTTGAGAAAGTCTCAGCGCGTCGTCGTGCCGGAGGGGGTCAGCATGGTGCTCTATTGTTCGTCCAAAAACGAGTTTACGAGTGCGCGCGTTGCGCAGGCGATGAAGAAACTTGGAGTATCCAACGTGTGGATTCTGGAAGGCGGCCTCGACGCATGGGTTGCAGAAGGGCGTCCCACCACAACCACGTTCAGCACAAGAGAAGAAATGGCCGAGCGGCTGGGGGTCGTGATACAGCCTCCTGGCCAGCATCGGCGTTAGGGACTTTTGGTAGAAGGGCTCATCAGTCGAATGAACGGCGATGACGTTACTTCGTTCGTAGCAAAGAGCAGACGCAGCATTGGCGCAGCGGGGTGGCCAGGGCCACTAGGAAGAGCAGGTGGTTGAGGCTCGCGGGGGTTGCGTTCAGCCTCTGGTCGTGGGTGTGCGTGTATCGCATTGCATCGGTCTAATCATTCACCATTCGGTCATCCAGCGTTCTTTCGTGGCTTTGATCTCTTGGTTCGTGCAAACCGGGGGCAAGACGCAGGGCCACCCTCTTCGCGGGTTTGGCTACGTACTGCGGAGCTTTCTTCGACTTCTCTTTTGCTGTGAACTCCTGCTTGACTCTAAGGGCGACGGCATCGTTGTTCACCTTATGCGCCTGGTGGCGCCACGTAGAACCTTGCTGCCGTCCACTCGCTTGCTGGCCGAGCAGTATGACGGCCTCGACAATCAGCTTGCCGATTGCGCCTTCGTCGGCTTTATGGAGCAAGGTGGACAGCAGCTGGGCTGCCGATTTGCCTTTCTTCGCCCGGATACCTTGATTTTGAGCGACCATCTCGCCTCGCCTCTCAGTAAGCAATGGGAGCATCTTCTCGGTACCTTCGCGGATGTCAAAGCCATTGTTATTACGCACGCCCACGTCGACCATGCAGGCGGAGCAGCAGAACTCCGTGAGAAGACGCTGGCTCCGATTATCGCGCATGAGGACGACCTGCCTTATTACAGGCGAGAGAAGCCGGTGGCCCTTTGCCCTACCGGGAGGTGGGACGGTATTTTCTCAAAAACACCCCTTCCTCGTCAGAGCTATACCGCGTTTAGTCCGGACGTTTTGCTATCGGCTGGCGACACTCTCGACATCTCCGAGTTTGGCCTCGCGGGCGTTGTCAAGCACACGCCTGGGCATACAGCGGGATCGCTTTCCGTCGAACTTGGAAACAAAGAGGCGATGGTAGGAGATCTTTTAGCCTCCGGCATCCTGATTGGCGGTGTTTTGCGAATCAACCACGCGATCCAGCCTCCGTTTGCGGACGATAGCCTAGTCGTCCGCAAAACTCTTGAGACTCTTTGAAGGCGGTGTCGAACGGTTTTATCTTGGACATGGCGGACCGCTCGATACAAGCGAGGTGCGTCGGCATGCTGAGAGTCTGTCTTCGCCACAACAGAAACAGCTCAACCATTGATAGAAAGGAAAACTGAACGATGAAGGGTTCCCATCGACACCCTCAGCCTCAACGTAGTGGATACCGGAAGCTGCGATCCGACGCTGATCTTTCTGCATTATTGGGGCGGTTCCGCGAGAACCTGGAAGTCCGTGACATGTGCGCTGGAGCCCAGATTTCGATGCGTCGCGTATGACCAGCGTGGCTGGGGAGCGTCCGATGCTCCCTCGGATGGATACAACCTGCAAAATTTGGCGGATGACGCGTCCAGGCTGATTCGGACGCTAGGGCTGGAACGGTATGTACTCGTAGGGCATTCCATGGGAGGCAAGGTGGCGCAGTTGTCAGCCCCTCAACGCCCAGTGGGCCTTCATGCGTTGGTCCTTATAGCTACTGCGTCACCGGTCCCGCAGCATATTTCCGAAGAAGCGAGACAAGCCCAGTTGCACGCATACGACAGTCGCGAGATGGCACTTGCGGCGATCAATTTCCTTACAGTGCGCCGACCTGACGACGCAACTGTCGAACAGCTTGTGCAGGATAGCCACGTCGGCTCGCCCGGCGCGAAGCAGGCATGGCCGACAATCGCCGCCTATGAAGATCTTTCGGCCCAAGTGACGAAGATCGCAGTGCAGACTCTGCTTCTTGTGGGGGATCAAGACGGGCAAGATCCTGTAGAACTGCAACAGCGAGAGGTCTTACCCCTCATCGAGAGTACAAGGCTCGAGATTATCCCCGACTGCGGCCACTTGATTCCAGTAGATCAACCATTGACGATGGCTGAGGCGATAGCAACATTCCTGAACGCTGTTGAAGAGCGGCGATGGTTGGAGCGCGAACCAGGTGGTGCGGCCTTTGAGCATTTTCAGAGCCCACGGCGGCCTGCTCAAGGCACAGAGTGCAATGGAGCTGGGAATACTCCGAGAAAGCTCGATGCGCTTCGAGGCGCTGGTCCTTTGGTGGCGGAGTCATGGAAAAACAAAAAATGCTGGTATATCAACCAAACGCTAATGCCGGATTTGCATCGGATTCGTAATGGATCATTCCTTAAAACGTGCACGCCAGTGCTTCTGTAGTTTTGGGGCCCAAACAGGAGAGAAAAGATGAAGTTTGCAATGACAGGAAGTCAGGTCAAGAATCGATTTGTTGCCATATCAACCAGCATGTTCCTGTGCTGCTTCTTCCTTGTCGCGAAGACAGCTCTTGCTCAGGACGAGTGTGCAGCAAACTTCAAGGTCAGTGGCGACCCGCGCAACGGCGCATCCTATCTAACTTTCGTCACCATTCCCCACCTCGAAATCCACAGTGCCCTCGGACAGATGGAAAAGATCGCTCTCGACAATGATCTTGCCCCTGGAGCCGAAAATTATGAAGGGGATGAGGGCACGCTCACCGTCGTTCGGAAAGACAAAAGTGGTCTCCTGCATCAGAACAAGGGCTTTCCCATTCTGATCAAAGCCAATAAGGCGAACAACCGATTAATCATGGCGCTTCAGCTCAATCAGGGGCAGATTTCCACGGCTGCGAATATGCAGAGCTTTATGTGCGGCATGCTGACCCACGTCACGATGGACAGCGCCGGTGCCGCCGCAGCCGCCGCGGCTCATGCCCAGACTCACAGCGATGAGATCACCAACATTACGGCGACCGAACTCGCCCAGAAGGTAACGAGGCGCGCTTGGGGTCGCCCACTGAAGCCGGACGATATCGAAAATCAATATATGGGCCGTGTCTACCGCATTGACGGCCAAGTGGCTATCATGATGACGCCTGGAGAGGCCCTGGGGAGGAGCCAAAGTATCCAGAGTGGACGAAATTCCATTGACATCTCCTTCAATACGTCGAAGGTGAAGACTGGTCTTCTGGGAACCCCCGCGGGGGCACAAACAGGATCAATCACCTGCCATACCGATCCAAAGCAACTGGACCGCTTTCTCGCATTGCGCAATGGGGACTACGCGACGGTTATCGGCAAAGTAGTGCAGGTCGTTCCAAATCAATTTGCCGCGACCATCTATCTCGACTGCCATTTCGAAAAGTAGTAACCAAGCCTTTGCGGCGAGTCGCTGGAGAGCATGTACAGACTCGCCGCAAATTCTTTCTTCTTGGGGATATTGAGGTATGACGTTGCGCCGATTTATTGTTCCTCTCATGCTTGCGGTCTGCCCAGCCTTCTCTCAGACAGTCTTCATGGGGCACCACATCGGTGAGAGCGCTTCACAGTTCTTCGCCGCAGAGCCTGGGCTGGAGAGTCGGGTTGACTCTTGCCGTGTGTCGGAGCCGAAGCCGATGACCGCCGAGCAGATCCACGCGCTCTCGAAGCAAGACGCCTATGCCCTGGGACAACAGGTGTTCGCGACTGTCCTTAGCTCGCCCGACACAAAGTATCGGGTGAAATGGAAGAGACCCCCTAATCGCGACGAACTCGAAGATCTTGCAAAGCAGGGGATGCCTATTGTGATCGACAAGCGAATGCCGGATGTGACTTCCCTCTGCCATTCGCTGTTGTCCCTGGCCACATCCGCTTCATCCTCCCCCGTAGTCATCCAATCTTTACCCAATAGCAGGCCACGCCCTATCATCTGGCACTTCAGGAACGCTGCTCTCTTTCAGATGGACATTGATTTCCATGGTGCCGATTTCGGAGAGGTTGTCAGGGATCTCTCAGCTAAGACAGACACGCACCCGAATGAGAACAAAGAGGTCGATACACCGAACCTATACGGAGCCACACTCAGGGTCTACCGAAGAGCTACTTGGCTTACTCCAGAGTTGTACGCGCTTCTTGAGGACGACGAGGGGACCGTCGACGGACAGATGCATCTCTCAGTTATCAGCAGAGCAGAATATGACACCTGGGCGAAGGCGCATGCAAAGAAGGGTTCGCTCGACTAGCCCCATCCTTGGATGCCTTTGTTGAACGAGAGTCGCTGCGAACGATCGGGAGGACAATGTGGAAGATTCGACCGCCTACTCTATCGCGCTGAAAACGTGGTCATTCTGGCGGAAAAGGTATACATGCGCTCAGGTTGGACACGCGTCTGGACTACGCCGTACCCGGAGTCCGGCTACATGGTGGCCTCAAGTCGTCGAAACATGGCTGGCCGTCAGGGGAATCGTTGGCGAGTCATCCGACAAGCATTCAAGTCGCCTCTGCCACACGCGACTGGCGTGCAAGCGATTCGTGGATGGCCTGGTGATTCGTAAATAAGTCGATCACGCTCTGAGGAGTGTTCTCGTCGAAGAACAGCTTCAGGTTTCGGTCAGCTTCTTCGGCCGCGGATGCACTTCGGGTAAACATGTCCTTTTCATAAACGAGAAGCGCGGCTTCAAGATCATTGGGGTTGGCAGCGATGGCCTTCCCCAATTCCGCGCCGTCGTACATGGCGAGGTTGGCTCCTTCGCCAGCGAAGGGTGACATGAGATGGGCTGCGTCACCGAGGAGTGTGACACCGCGCACACGACGCCATCGGTGTCCGATCGGAAGTGTGTAGATTGGACGAAGCACGGGGTCGGTCTCCGTGCCAGTGAGAAGTTCTATCAGTTGCGGTGCCCATCCTTCGAACTCTGCGGCGACCCGTGCCAGGGTCGATATGGGGTCGGAGAAGTCGATGTTGGCGATCCAATCCTCCGGCTTGTTGAGCGCCACGTAGGCATGCAGTGTGGCGTCTGCCTCGCGATGCGCCATAATGCCTTTGCCCGGCGCAAGTGCCATCATGGTGCCGCTGCCAACCGCATCTGCGCTTGCCTTGTGACGGGCTTCACAGTCGAACAGGAACGTCTCGATGAACGAGGTGCCAGCGTAAGTCGGTTTTGCTTCGGTGAGGAGTGGACGAACTCTGGACCAAGCGCCGTCCGCCCCCACGAGGAGGTTGGTGGTCGCCGTCGATCCATTCGCGAAGGTTACGGTGTGTCTGCCATCGCCGATAGAAGACACTGCTGTAGTCTTGTGTCCCCAGCGAACCGTCCCAGAAGGAAGTGAGTCCAGCAGGATGCGACGAAGGTCTCCGCGTGGCACCTCAGGGCGACCGCCGTTGCCCTTGTCGGGTTGATAGAGCAGAACGCTACCGTTCTTGTCGAGGATGCATTGTGCCTCGGCCTCAGCCTGTATGAGTCCACGGAAATCCTCATAGAGTCCAGCTGCCTTGAGTGCCAATTGGCCGTTGTATTCATGGATGTCGAGCAAGCCGCCCTGTCCTCTTGCGTCGGCGGATGCTTCCGCCTCGTAGACGGTAGCTGCGATACCGTGAATATGGAGCACGCGCGCAAGAGTCAGCCCGCCGAGGCCCCCTCCGATGATGGTGATCGATGGATTCATCGCGATTCCTTATGGGGTCGAGACTGCCGGGGAAGACTGCAATGGCAGAGTGGAACATCGTTCCATAATTATGGAACGATGTTCCATTTATGTCAAAATGGAGTATGGCTCGGAAAACATCAGGCGTTTCACGGCGGGAGGAATCGCTTTCTCGGGAACGCATCATTGAGGCGTCGATCGAGCTGTTGGACAAGAGCGGAGAGAGCGGACTGACGTTCCGCGCTCTGTCGGAACGGCTCGCCACCGGCCCCGGTGCTCTTTACTGGCACATCGCCAACAAGAGCGATCTGTTGACCGCCGCCTGTGACGCTATTGTTGCTCTGACAATGAACGCACTTCTTCTCGATGCATCGCCAAAGGCAATCATCCGTACTTTGGCGCTGTCTCTGTTCGACGCAATCGACGCGCACCCTTGGGTTGGCTCCGCCCTTACGTTGGCTCCGGGGCAGGTGCCCATGATGCGTATTGTCGAACGTTTGGGGCAACAGATTCGAGCCCTTGGCGTGCCGTCCGGAGAGCAGTGGGCTGCAGCGTCTGCTCTGCTGAACTATATCCTTGGTGTCGGTGGGCGGAACGCGGCCAACGGACAGCTTGCCCGCATGCGCGGTCTCGATAGATCCGAATTCCTGGATGCGGTCTCGGAGATATGGTCGCAGCTCGATCCAGAAGAGTATCCGTTCGCGCGCAGTATGGCTGGACAGATGCGTGCGCATGATGACCGCGCGGATTTTCTCGCTGGGATCGAGCTCATCCTCGGAGGAATCGACTCGCTTCCGCGTCGCGGTGAAGGTGTATCCGGAGTGTAGATTGAGGTTACGGGACAGGCTGGTAACGTCTTCGAGTTCTAGGCCGCACCAGCGGACTTTCCATCCTGATAAGTGCCAATGCAGCTCTTGCAGCGTGCATCCGGAGACTCGTCACTTGCGGCTGAGGAGCAAAGTGAGCACTGCCGACAGCCCCAGCGTGGCACCAACCAGATACAAGCCACCCGTGTAGCTTCCGGTCTTTCCCTCGATCCACCCGATCATGTAAGGGCCAATGAATCCGCCGAGGTTTCCGACGGAGTTGATCGTCGCAATGCCAGCGGCGGCACTGGCACCAGACAGGAATGAACTCGCCATCGCCCAGAGAGGTGCCTTCGCCGCGCTGATGCCGACGTTGACGACAACCAGTGCAAGAATGACACCTGTGGCCGAGTGAGTGCTTCCCGCCCAGATGAAACCAAGACATGCGGCAACGCACGGGATCACGACATGCCATGTGCGTTCCAGGGTTCGGTCGGAATGACGTGCCCAAAACGTCATTCCCAGAACCGCAACGACGCTGGGAAGTGCGTTGATCCAGCCTGTCTGCATCGACGAGAACTGAGAGCGCCGGAGAATCAGCGGGGCCCACAATCCCAGTGTGTACAGCCCCGCGGATGTTCCCAGATAGATCAGTGAGAGTGCCAGTACGCGGAAGTCGCAAAGCGTCTCCCAGACAGTGTTTAGGCCGCTGACACGCGTGGAGGAAGCGCCGCCCTGCTCGAGCTTGAGCCTCGCCACTAACCACTCGCGTTCATCTGCCGCCAGCCACTTCGCGTCTTCGGGCTTGTCCGTCAACGCCTTCAAAACGACGAAGCCCAACACGATCGCGGGCGCTGCCTCGATGAGGTAGAGCCATTGCCAATTGCTAAGTCCCGCACAGCGAGGTAACTCCATCAGCGCTCCCGAGATTGGAGAGCCGATCGCCGTGGAGATAGGAGCCGCTGCCATGAATGCAGCAGCCGCAATCGCCCGATATCGCGCAGGAAACCAAAGGCTGAGGTACAGAATGATGCCGGGGAAGAAGCCGGCTTCCGCGATGCCTAGCAGAAACCGTAGCGCAAAAAAGCTGTGAGGCCCAGTGACAAAGGCGGAGCATGCGGACACGATGCCCCAGGTGACCATGACGCGTGCAATCCATAGACGGACGCCCACCCGATAGAGGAGGAGGTTTGAAGGAACCTCAAACAGAAAATAACCGATGAAAAAGAGTCCTCCGCCGAGGCCATACGCAGCGGGCGACAGGCCAATCTCCTTGTTCATGGTGATTGCGGCGAAGCCAACATTCACTCGATCGAGAAAGCTGATGAAGTACAGCAGCATCACAAACGGCAGGATCCGCCAACTGATCCTACGCATGACGCGAGCTTCGAGGTCGTCGGGCACCGGCGCTGGGTTGTTCACGCGACGGTCATGTGTTGTTTCGCGGTGGAAGCAATCTGCGCGCAAACGGCTTCTGTCACCATGGCGGTTGTTGCGTTGCCACCAAGGTCGGCCGTGTGTAAGGCCGGATCCGCCGTGACATGCTCGATCGCCAGCATGACTCGTGCTGCAGCTTCCAGTTCTCCGAGATGCTCAAGCAACATCACCACAGACCAGAAGGTCCCAACGGGATTGGCGATACCCTTGCCCATAATGTCGAATGCGGAACCATGAATCGGTTCGAACATCGAGGGGTAGGCGCGCTCCGGGTTGATGTTGCCGGTGGGCGCGATCCCCATACTGCCTGCCAGTGCTGCGGCGAGATCGCTCAGGATGTCGGCATGGAGATTGGTTGCAACAATTGTGTCGAGCGAGGCTGGACGATTCACCATACGCGCCGTGGCCGCGTCGACCAACTCCTTCTCCCACTTCACATCCGGAAACTCCTTCGCAATTTCAGCAGCGATCTCATCCCACATCACCATGGCGTGGCGCTGCGCGTTGCTTTTGGTAATGACGGTGAGCAGCTTGCGTGGACGCGATTGCGCCAGTCGAAACGCGTAACGATGGATACGCTCCACGCCAGCGCGCGTCATCAGCGACAAGTCAGTGGCGACTTCGATGGGATGTCCCTGATGCATGCGGCCGCCAACGCCGGAATACTCGCCCTCGGTGTTCTCGCGTACGATCACCCAGTTCAGGTCGTGTGCGGCGCATCGCTTGAGCGGAGCGTCGATGCCCGGAAGGATGCGGGTCGGCCGAACGTTGGCATATTGATCCAGTCCCTGGCAGATCTTCAGCCGCAATCCCCAGAGGGTGACGTGGTCGGGAATATGCGGATCGCCGGCAGACCCGAAGAGAATCGCATCCTTGTCGAGCAGAGCCTTGAGACCATCGGTGGGCATCATCACGCCGTGCCTACGGTAGTAGTCTCCACCCCAATCGAAGTTCTCACACTCAAACGCGAAGGTATTCTCTGAGGTGGCAAGGGCTTCTAGAATCCGCTCGCCAGCTGGAATCACTTCTTTCCCAATGCCGTCGCCTGGAATCGTAGCGATACGATAGGTTTTCATAGGGGGTGTCCTTTGGTCGTCGCACGAATTCTATCCGGTTCACGCAACCCGCGGCTAGCCGATTCCTCACCCCTGTTTCAGTGGCCTAGATGCTTGTCGAAGAATGCGGTGATCTCGCCAAAGGCCTCCTTCGTTTCGGGCAAACGGTCGTCCCGGGAATACTGTGCGTGAGACTGTCCCTCATAGACCTCCAGCTCCGCTTCGACACCCGCCTGACGCAACCTACGGTGTACGCGCACCGTGTTACTCAGCAACAGGTCGCGTGTCCCGGTGCTCAAGATCGCTGGCGGAAACCCATGCATGTCGCCGTAAACTGGCGAAAGCAGAGGGTCTTTCAGATCGTGACCATGGGCGTATACCGTGGTGGCCGCATCGCAGAATCCGTCTCGCGAGACGAGAACGTTGTCGACCATCTCATTGGTGTAGAAGCTGTCCCCGGTCTTCGTCACGTCGGACATTGGAGTTCCGGGCGCAATCGCCCCGGGCATCTTCAATCCCAATTGCTTGGCTCGTAGCATCATCTCCAGCACAAGCGCGCCGCCGGCGGAGGTGCCGAACACGGCCACGTTCTTGGGGTTGGATGTCTTGAGTGCGGCCTCGTAAACCGTCATTGCATCATCGAGCGCGCTTGGAAAGTAGGCGTCGGGCGGCATCCGATAGTCCACCGAGATCACCTTGAAATGACCAAGCCCGGCCATCATGATCGCCTCGGGTGTCCCAGCCTCTCCGGGAGAGAGCTCATAGCAACCGCCATGCACATGGATCAGCAGCTTGTCGCGGTGTTCCGTCGGAATCGCGTCGGGTGTCACGACATACACCTTGACACCATTAATCGTCGAAGGCTTGACCGTGACATGAAGCCGCTCGCGCATCGCCGGCAGCGTCTCGATGGTCTTTGCCGCTGCATCGTTTGCCGCCGCTCGCCACTCCCCACCTGTCTTCCAGAGAACGTCCCAGCCTGTGCGCAGGGGTGCGGCAATCACAGCCTGCATTCCTGGACTGACATCGGTTGGCACGGGCAGGGACTTCGCCGGAACCTGACGAACTGCGAGCGGTGGACCGCTGGTCTGGGCAATACAGCGGCAGCCGGCCATTGCGAAGAGGACAAGAACAAGCAGCCTGGCGACATTCATCGATGAGTTTCCCCTGTGACGGAAGTAGGATAGCAGCGTTGTCAACAGATATCTTGTCTCGCCACGCTCGGACAGGTAGGGGGTCTACCCTGAAAGTCGATGCAGCTTGTCTTTTTCCATTCTCGTGGATTTCTGGCAAACAATGAAGATGCCTGAGTGAGCCGACTGAATTCCTCGGACAGGTCGACCACCGAGTTCCTTCATCCGACGTGCGCATCTGGATGAAGATGTTCTCCGCCGGTCATCGCTTGAGGTATCGATTTGTTCCGCGGAAAGCCGGTGAGAATAGGCACGTTGCTATTTCGACTTCGCGCCGAACGTGGCAATCTCGGTAAATCGCGCGTAAGCCTCTCCTCCCACCACGATCCAGGCTCCTGCGGTGACCCATACGTGCGCCTCCAGTCCTCCGCCCTCAGTCTTGTCAACGCCGTAGTGGAGCAGGGAGGAAATTCCGGCGCGCGATAGCATCTGATGAGCCGCCAGACCTTCGTGAAAACATACCGCTCGCCACGGAACGCGCTTCGCCGCAGCACGAACGGACCACCGTACCCGCCTTGCATAAGTCTGCACGTCGTCGTCCGAGAGCGTGATCTCCCTGGCGTCTGGTCGCATCATGGGAAGGTAGAGCTTGCCGGGCAGCACATCGAGCGCAAGCCACGCCAGAAACAACCATGCGGACGCTTGCATCGCGAGGGGCAAGTCACGCTTCCGGATGAAGAGGATACGAAACCGCTGACGAAGCCCCTTCATTCGTGAACCGCCGGGTGGAGTGGTGATGGAGTACGCCTGAATCTGCCGATCAACCAGCGAGGGAGCCGGAGGAAGGGATGAAGGAAGCGCAGGCTCTTTGGAGTCTTCGCCCAGTCGTCCGGCAACATGAGTTCATTGATCATCTCGTGCCACACGTAGCGCAGCGTACCGCCGATGAGAAAGTGGGATGCGTGGACGCGTGCCCCCGCGGCACGTTCCGAGGAAGATGCTGGATCGCTATTCTTCGCGATTGCATCGTACGCGACGGCGACGAGGCGGCGAGACGTCCAATGATCGGGAGGCATGGATGATGGCAGCGGGATCTCCCAGAGCTTATGACACAGACGAATCGCCTGCTCCGCGGCGCGGCAGGCTCCGTGGGCTGCAGCCGCATCGAGTACCCGAGCGGCGGCATCCTGAGATCTCGGC
This window harbors:
- a CDS encoding VTT domain-containing protein, translating into MLLLMTVGALAARGEGHLTIPLVLLTSVFACVAADSVWFWLGRRWGSNVIRMICSLTSNPQGSRERSRHMFDRWGLRLLLVAKFIPLLDGVSPPLAGAQGATVQGFLAYDSVGSLLWSAVYLLAGFLFSTQLDRVIRLLDRFGSGLLLLIGIPMLLWAAWRLLRIVKMIRHLRLHRISPAMLQRMIDDGDRIGVVDLLRYEAMDQELAGIPGSVRADPEQLRKSQRVVVPEGVSMVLYCSSKNEFTSARVAQAMKKLGVSNVWILEGGLDAWVAEGRPTTTTFSTREEMAERLGVVIQPPGQHRR
- a CDS encoding MBL fold metallo-hydrolase, with translation MGVRVSHCIGLIIHHSVIQRSFVALISWFVQTGGKTQGHPLRGFGYVLRSFLRLLFCCELLLDSKGDGIVVHLMRLVAPRRTLLPSTRLLAEQYDGLDNQLADCAFVGFMEQGGQQLGCRFAFLRPDTLILSDHLASPLSKQWEHLLGTFADVKAIVITHAHVDHAGGAAELREKTLAPIIAHEDDLPYYRREKPVALCPTGRWDGIFSKTPLPRQSYTAFSPDVLLSAGDTLDISEFGLAGVVKHTPGHTAGSLSVELGNKEAMVGDLLASGILIGGVLRINHAIQPPFADDSLVVRKTLETL
- a CDS encoding alpha/beta fold hydrolase, whose protein sequence is MDTGSCDPTLIFLHYWGGSARTWKSVTCALEPRFRCVAYDQRGWGASDAPSDGYNLQNLADDASRLIRTLGLERYVLVGHSMGGKVAQLSAPQRPVGLHALVLIATASPVPQHISEEARQAQLHAYDSREMALAAINFLTVRRPDDATVEQLVQDSHVGSPGAKQAWPTIAAYEDLSAQVTKIAVQTLLLVGDQDGQDPVELQQREVLPLIESTRLEIIPDCGHLIPVDQPLTMAEAIATFLNAVEERRWLEREPGGAAFEHFQSPRRPAQGTECNGAGNTPRKLDALRGAGPLVAESWKNKKCWYINQTLMPDLHRIRNGSFLKTCTPVLL
- a CDS encoding FAD-dependent oxidoreductase → MNPSITIIGGGLGGLTLARVLHIHGIAATVYEAEASADARGQGGLLDIHEYNGQLALKAAGLYEDFRGLIQAEAEAQCILDKNGSVLLYQPDKGNGGRPEVPRGDLRRILLDSLPSGTVRWGHKTTAVSSIGDGRHTVTFANGSTATTNLLVGADGAWSRVRPLLTEAKPTYAGTSFIETFLFDCEARHKASADAVGSGTMMALAPGKGIMAHREADATLHAYVALNKPEDWIANIDFSDPISTLARVAAEFEGWAPQLIELLTGTETDPVLRPIYTLPIGHRWRRVRGVTLLGDAAHLMSPFAGEGANLAMYDGAELGKAIAANPNDLEAALLVYEKDMFTRSASAAEEADRNLKLFFDENTPQSVIDLFTNHQAIHESLARQSRVAEAT
- a CDS encoding TetR/AcrR family transcriptional regulator; the encoded protein is MARKTSGVSRREESLSRERIIEASIELLDKSGESGLTFRALSERLATGPGALYWHIANKSDLLTAACDAIVALTMNALLLDASPKAIIRTLALSLFDAIDAHPWVGSALTLAPGQVPMMRIVERLGQQIRALGVPSGEQWAAASALLNYILGVGGRNAANGQLARMRGLDRSEFLDAVSEIWSQLDPEEYPFARSMAGQMRAHDDRADFLAGIELILGGIDSLPRRGEGVSGV
- a CDS encoding MFS transporter, yielding MRRISWRILPFVMLLYFISFLDRVNVGFAAITMNKEIGLSPAAYGLGGGLFFIGYFLFEVPSNLLLYRVGVRLWIARVMVTWGIVSACSAFVTGPHSFFALRFLLGIAEAGFFPGIILYLSLWFPARYRAIAAAAFMAAAPISTAIGSPISGALMELPRCAGLSNWQWLYLIEAAPAIVLGFVVLKALTDKPEDAKWLAADEREWLVARLKLEQGGASSTRVSGLNTVWETLCDFRVLALSLIYLGTSAGLYTLGLWAPLILRRSQFSSMQTGWINALPSVVAVLGMTFWARHSDRTLERTWHVVIPCVAACLGFIWAGSTHSATGVILALVVVNVGISAAKAPLWAMASSFLSGASAAAGIATINSVGNLGGFIGPYMIGWIEGKTGSYTGGLYLVGATLGLSAVLTLLLSRK
- a CDS encoding tartrate dehydrogenase; protein product: MKTYRIATIPGDGIGKEVIPAGERILEALATSENTFAFECENFDWGGDYYRRHGVMMPTDGLKALLDKDAILFGSAGDPHIPDHVTLWGLRLKICQGLDQYANVRPTRILPGIDAPLKRCAAHDLNWVIVRENTEGEYSGVGGRMHQGHPIEVATDLSLMTRAGVERIHRYAFRLAQSRPRKLLTVITKSNAQRHAMVMWDEIAAEIAKEFPDVKWEKELVDAATARMVNRPASLDTIVATNLHADILSDLAAALAGSMGIAPTGNINPERAYPSMFEPIHGSAFDIMGKGIANPVGTFWSVVMLLEHLGELEAAARVMLAIEHVTADPALHTADLGGNATTAMVTEAVCAQIASTAKQHMTVA
- a CDS encoding alpha/beta hydrolase; translation: MNVARLLVLVLFAMAGCRCIAQTSGPPLAVRQVPAKSLPVPTDVSPGMQAVIAAPLRTGWDVLWKTGGEWRAAANDAAAKTIETLPAMRERLHVTVKPSTINGVKVYVVTPDAIPTEHRDKLLIHVHGGCYELSPGEAGTPEAIMMAGLGHFKVISVDYRMPPDAYFPSALDDAMTVYEAALKTSNPKNVAVFGTSAGGALVLEMMLRAKQLGLKMPGAIAPGTPMSDVTKTGDSFYTNEMVDNVLVSRDGFCDAATTVYAHGHDLKDPLLSPVYGDMHGFPPAILSTGTRDLLLSNTVRVHRRLRQAGVEAELEVYEGQSHAQYSRDDRLPETKEAFGEITAFFDKHLGH
- a CDS encoding lasso peptide biosynthesis B2 protein, with product MPLAMQASAWLFLAWLALDVLPGKLYLPMMRPDAREITLSDDDVQTYARRVRWSVRAAAKRVPWRAVCFHEGLAAHQMLSRAGISSLLHYGVDKTEGGGLEAHVWVTAGAWIVVGGEAYARFTEIATFGAKSK